Below is a window of Desulfuromonas thiophila DNA.
CCCCAAGGACGCCGAGCTGCACGACTCCGCGGCCATGACCCTGGAGCAGATCGAGGCGGTGTTCGTCAGCGGTCAGCAACAAAATACCGACGTCATCCGCCTGCACACCGGCGACCCGGCCATCTACGGTGCCATCCGTGAGCAGATGAACGTCCTCGACCGCCTCGGTATCGACTACGAGGTGGTGCCCGGCGTCAGCTCTTTTCAGGCAGCGGCGGCCGCGCTCAAGACTGAACTGACAGCGCCGGAGATCGCCCAAACCATCATCCTCAGCCGCACCTCGGGACGCACGCCCATGCCCGCCAAGCAGGAGCTGGCCGAGCTGGCGCGCACCGAATCGACCCTGTGCCTGTTTTTGTCGGTGCACAAGCTGGCCACGGTGGCGGATGAGCTGATCCCCTATTACGGCGCGGACTGCCCTATCGGCGTGATCTTTCGCGCCAGTTGGCCGGATGAAATGATCGTCGAGGGCACCTTGACGGATATCGCGCCCAAGGTGACGGAGGCGGGCATCACCAAGACGGCCATGATCATTGTCGGCCCGGCCTTATCCCGTGACATTCCGGTGTCGAAACTGTATCACCGCCACTTCAGCCACGGCTATCGTAGCGCCGATGGCAGTGCTGAAACCAGCGACGGAGCCGAGTCATGACCACGGCCGTGATCACTTTTTCACCGCAAGGTCTCAAGGTGATGCAGCGCATTGCCTCCCACATGGCCGTGGATCAGTACCTGCATCAGGCCATTGCCGCCCCGCCCGGCGTGACGCCGTTTGAGCGGGTTGTCGCCCTGACCGGTGAGATTTTCAGCCGCTACGAAGGCCTGGTGTATGTGGCACCATGCGGCGTGGTGGTGCGCGCTATTGCCCCGCTGGTCGACAGCAAACTGCGCGATCCGGCCGTGGTGTGCCTTGATGTCGGCGCGCGCCACGCCATGAGCGTGCTCAGCGGCCATGAGGGCGGTGCCAATGATCTGGCCATTGCCGTGGCCAATATCACCGGCGCGGAACCAGTGATCTCCACCACCACCGAGGCGGTCAAGGATCTCATCGTCGGCATCGGTTGCCGCAAAGGTAAAAGCGCCGCCGATATTGTCACCGCTGTCACCACGGCCTTGGCCGGGCTGGAGCTGCCGCTGGAGCGGGTGCGCTTGCTCGCCACGGCCGATGTTAAGGCGCAGGAGGCCGGGCTGCTGGAAGCGGCAGCGCAACTCAACATCCCGCTTCGGGTGATCGACTCCGACCTGATCCGCCACAGCACGCGGCCGTTCGGCCATTCGGAGTTTGTCGCCAGTCACGTACAACTGCCCGCGGTGAGTGAACCCGCGGCCCTACTTGCAGGACGGAGGACGTCATTACTACTTCAGAAAACAGCCTTCAACGGCATCACCGTGGCCATTGCCCGGGAAAACTGTCCCTCGTTGGCTTAGGCCCCGGCAGCATTGCCGACCGCACCGCCCGCGCCACTGAGGCCATCTGCGCCAGTGAGGTGATCGTCGGTTACGGCCCTTACGTGGACAGCATTGCCGACCTGATCACGGATCAGCAGGTGATCACCTCGGGGATGATGAAAGAGTCCGAGCGCTGCCGCGCCGCCCTGGATGCGGCCCGCTCAGGCAAACGGGTGGCGCTGATTTCATCGGGCGATGCCGGGATGTACGGCATGGCCGGGCTGGCCATGGAGATGGCGGCGGCCGATGGCGACCACATTGCCATGGAGGTGATTCCCGGTGTGACCGCAGCCAACTCGGCAGCGGCCCTGCTCGGCGCACCGCTGATGCTCGACAGCGCCACCATCAGCCTCAGTGATCTGCTGGTGCCGTGGGAGATGATCGTCACCCGCCTCGAAGCCGTGGCCGCCGCCGATCTGGTGGTGTCGCTGTACAACCCGCGCAGCAAAAAGCGGGTGATGCAGCTCGAAGAGGCAACGCGCATTTTCCGCGCCCAGCGTCCCGGCACCACGCCGGTTGGCATTGCCACGGCTGTGGGCAGCGCCGATCAGCAGGTGGTGCTCACCGACCTCGACCATCTGCTGGAACAGGAGGTGGGCATGCGCTCGGTGGTGATCATCGGCAACTCCACTACCTGCGTGATGGATGGCCGCATGGTGACGCCGCGCGGCTACTATGAAAAAAAAGATCGCGAACAGGAATAACGGATGAATGACGCCCCCCACATTCTACTGCTCGGCGGCACCAGTGAAACCGCGCCCCTGGCCGTCAAACTGGCCACGGCAGGCTATCAGGTGCTGGTGTCGACGGCCACGGATGCCGCTCTCGCTGTCGGTGATCATCCGGCCATCCACCGCCGCTGCGGTCGTTTGGACCGCGACCAGCTTGCTGCGTTGATCGACCAAGAGCGGATGATGGCGGTCATCGACGCCACCCATCCCTATGCCCGCGACGTGCATCAGGCGGCACGCGATGCGGCCACGCACAGCCAGCGCCCCTACCTGCGCTATCAACGTCAGGCCTTGGTGGAGGCGTCCGGCGACGTGGTGACGGCCCTCGATCATGACGAAGCGGCCCAGCTGGCCTGCGCTGATGGGCGGCCGGTGCTACTCACCACCGGCTCGCGTCATCTCGGTCCCTATGTGGCGGCGGCCCAGCACAACGGCATCGCACTCTATGCCCGCATGCTCAATCATCCCGAAGCCGTGGCCGCCTGCGAGCAGGCCGGGTTAGCGGACAACGGGCGCATCTTCGGGCGTGGCCCGTTCAGTCTGGAACAGAACCGCGCCCTGATCCGCCAGTACCACATCGGCGTGCTGGTCACCAAGGACAGTGGCCGCGCCGGTGGCGTGGCGGAAAAGCTCGCAGCCGCCCGCCTGGAACAGTGCCGGGTGATCGTGGTGCAACGGCCCGACGAAACAACGGAGAATACATTTGACGACATGGACCGGCTGGTCGCAGCCCTCCAGCAGTGCTGCCCGGTCTCAACGGTCTCAAAGATTGGAGAAATGAAGTGAATAAAACAACGCGGGTTTATCTGGTGGGTGCCGGTCCCGGCGACAGCGGCCTGATCACGGTCAAAGGCAAGCGCTGCCTGCAACGCGCCGATGTGGTGCTCTACGACCGGCTGTGCAATCCGGCCCTGTTGGGCGATGTGTCCCCGGCAGCGGAACAGATCTACGTCGGCAAAAACATGGGCCATCACGCCCTGCCCCAGGAGCAGATCAATGCCCTGTTGGTGGAGAAAGCAGGTGAGGGCAAGGTGGTGGTGCGCCTCAAGGGCGGCGATCCGTTTGTGTTCGGCCGTGGCGGTGAGGAGATCGACACCCTGGCCGAGGCGGGCATTCCGTTTGAAGTGGTGCCGGGCGTCACCGCCGGGTTCGCCGCCGGAGCCTACGCGGGCATCCCTCTGACCCACCGCGACTTCACCACCAGCGTCACCCTGGTCACCGGCCACGTCAACACGCGCAAAAACGCCCAGCGCGATATCGACTGGCCCGCCCTCGGTCGCGGTCACGGCACCCTGGTGTTTTACATGGGGCTGACCAACATCGCCACCATCTGCGACGAGCTGATCCGCCATGGCCGCGCCGCCGACACGCCGATGGCCGTGGTCAGCCATGCCTCCACCCCACAGCAACGCACCCTCATCGCCACCCTGGCCGATGCACCACAACAGGTGGCCCAACAGGGCGTCACCAGCCCGGCGGTGATCTTGGTTGGCGACGTGGTGACACTGCATGAGCGCCTGGATTGGTTCCAGCGCCGCCTGACGCCGGAAGCAACATCAGCACAGCCACAACCCAAAGCGTCCGCCACCACGCCGCAGGATGACAGCGCACGCACCAACATCCTCATCTTTACCGGCAACGGCAAAGGCAAATCCACCGCCGCGTTCGGCATGGCGTTGCGCGCCGTCGGCCACGGCCAGCGGGTACGCATCCTCCAGTTCATGAAAAACGACCCCGATGTCGGCGAACTGGCGGCGCTGGAGCGCCTCGGCGTACCCCTGGAACAATGCGGTCTCGGCTTTGTGCCCAAGCCGGAGCATCCCCTGTACGCCGCACACCGTGACGCCGCCGAGCACGGGCTGGCCCGTGCCGAAGCCGCCATCTTCAGCGGCAATCACGACCTGATCATCCTCGACGAAGTGTGCGGCAGCGTAGCGCGGGGTCTGCTCGACGAACACAAGGTGGTCGATGTGCTGCGCCGCGCCCCGGCCCCGCTGACCCTGGTGCTCACCGGCCGCCATGCCGGGCCCGCCCTCATCGATCTGGCCGACACGGTCAGCGAGATTCAGCCCGTCAAGCATGCCTTTGAGCAAGGCATTCCGGCACGCAAGGGGGTGGAATTTTGAGCGGCTGTCCACGCCTGGTGATCGCCGGCAGCCACAGCGGCGTTGGCAAATCGTCCCTGACTCTGGCGCTGGTGGCGGCGCTACGTCAACGCGGCCTCACGGTGCAGACCTTCAAGGTCGGGCCGGACTACCTCGACCCCGGCCACCTCAGCCGGGTATCGGGCCGCCCGTGCTACAACCTCGACGGCTGGATGTGCGGCCGCGACTACGTCAGCCGCCTGTTTGCCGAGCGCAGCGCCGCTGCCGACATCGCCATCATCGAAGGGGTGATGGGCCTCTACGATGGCAGCAGCCCGACCAGCCTCGACGGCAGCACCGCCCAGATCGCCGACTGGCTGCAAGCCCCCGTGGCCCTGGTGGTCAACAGCCACGGCATGGCCCGCAGCCTCGCCGCCCTGGTGCACGGCTACGTCAGCTTTGAGCCCACCATCACCCTGGCCGGAGTGATCGCCAACTTCTGCGGCTCCGACTCCCACGCCACCCTGCTCACCCAGGCATTGCAGGCCGCCAGCCTGCCACCACTGCTCGGTGCCGTACCGCGCAACGCCCTGCCCGCCCTGCCCAGCCGCCACCTCGGTCTGGTCTCCGCCACGGAAACCCCATGGAACGCTGCCCTCATCCAGCAACTCGCCGCAGCCGCCGAGCAGCACCTCAACCTCGACCAGCTGTTGCAACAGGCACACAACGCGCCATCACTGCCGCCGCTACCGCCAGCGCCCCCGGTCAAAGTTGTCGCAAATGGCACGGTGCGCCTGGCCATTGCCCGCGACGCCGCTTTTCAGTTTTACTATCAGGACCTGTTCGATGCTTTGGAACAACGCGGCGTGCAGTTGGTGTTTTTCTCTCCGCTAGTCGACGCAAAACTGCCCGCCGATTGTAACGGCCTCTACCTCGGCGGCGGCTACCCGGAAGAGCATGCCGAGCAGCTGTCATGCAATCACACCATGCTCACCAGCATCCGGGATTTCTGCAACAGTGGACGACCTGTGTATGCCGAATGTGGCGGATTGATGTATCTCAGTCAGGGTTTGCAGGAAGAAGAAAAAAACTGGCCATTTGTCGGCATCCTGCCAAGCTGGACCAGAATGCGCTCTCGGCGCCAGCGTCTCGGGTATATGGAGGTGACCTTGCAGCGGTCTACGTTGTTTGGTGCTGCTGGCACACGACTGCGTGGCCATGAGTTTCACTATTCAGAATTGTGTGATGATCCGTTGGTAAATCTGGACTGGGAAGCTGTTTATCAGGCACGCACCAATCGTGATGGGTCGCTGCGTGTTGAAGGGTATAGTCGGGGGCAGGTTTTAGTGAGCTATGTTCATTTGCATCTGGCCTCATCGACCAAGGCTTTAGACAATTTAGTTTCCATGTTGTAAAAGTTAGCTGACTGTTTCAAACTAGAAAAGTGAAGATGAATATCCTCTATCCTGAGCGCCCCCCCCAACTTACCATATTTAAATTCTAATGGCGCTGTAGCTTGACCCAAAAACTGACAACAGGAAAAATAAAAATGCTCCTGCCTTCACCAGACTTCTTTTGTTCTTGTTTAAAGTTCAACATCGAAAAACTTGGCCGTGTGGAATCAGGAAAAATCGTTGGCAAGAAAGAACCGACGGTTCGCAAATGGCTCAGAGAAGATGATGTTCCTGAAGAAGATTACAACAAGATCATTGAACACATGACTCAGCTCGGTAACGGTGAGTTTAAAGAGGAATTTCGACTCGTAACTGAAAAATCCCCTCTTGCAAAATCTGATGCCTACAAATGGAGACTCTTCAGCCAAGGCATCTTGATGCATGAAGATGCACTATTACCTCATACGTTGAGAGAGATATTTTCCGATGCTGTACAATGGTTGGTAATGGCGGAATCAGCACATCAATTGGAAGAAGACAAACATTTTGGCCACTTTAAAACATTCGTCTCAGAGGTCTTGGCGCCCAAGTTCAACTTGCCCCATCCCCTTAAAAATTTGGTTGACGAAAGCAAGGATTTTTCAGAAATGAAACCAGCCTTGGCTTGGCTGTTCATTGAGCGCTTCATCTACTTTCTTGCGATGGCAGAAGTTGAATGCCTGTGGATCTACTACGGAGTCAAAGAACCAAAACTCTCAAACATCATTCTTCCGACTTTTGAAAAAAATAAGGTGCAGGCCCCGGTCAAACGCTTCTTTAGTTATTTTTTTGACAATCTTGTTTCTCGCGGTTGGTATCAAAGCCTTGACGACATTGCGGACAACATGCCGAGAGTACAACT
It encodes the following:
- the cobM gene encoding precorrin-4 C(11)-methyltransferase, which codes for MKVIFVGAGPGDPDLLTVKAQRLLRQCRICVYAGSLVSPEVVGLVPKDAELHDSAAMTLEQIEAVFVSGQQQNTDVIRLHTGDPAIYGAIREQMNVLDRLGIDYEVVPGVSSFQAAAAALKTELTAPEIAQTIILSRTSGRTPMPAKQELAELARTESTLCLFLSVHKLATVADELIPYYGADCPIGVIFRASWPDEMIVEGTLTDIAPKVTEAGITKTAMIIVGPALSRDIPVSKLYHRHFSHGYRSADGSAETSDGAES
- a CDS encoding cobalamin biosynthesis protein, translated to MTTAVITFSPQGLKVMQRIASHMAVDQYLHQAIAAPPGVTPFERVVALTGEIFSRYEGLVYVAPCGVVVRAIAPLVDSKLRDPAVVCLDVGARHAMSVLSGHEGGANDLAIAVANITGAEPVISTTTEAVKDLIVGIGCRKGKSAADIVTAVTTALAGLELPLERVRLLATADVKAQEAGLLEAAAQLNIPLRVIDSDLIRHSTRPFGHSEFVASHVQLPAVSEPAALLAGRRTSLLLQKTAFNGITVAIARENCPSLA
- the cobJ gene encoding precorrin-3B C(17)-methyltransferase, which translates into the protein MADRTARATEAICASEVIVGYGPYVDSIADLITDQQVITSGMMKESERCRAALDAARSGKRVALISSGDAGMYGMAGLAMEMAAADGDHIAMEVIPGVTAANSAAALLGAPLMLDSATISLSDLLVPWEMIVTRLEAVAAADLVVSLYNPRSKKRVMQLEEATRIFRAQRPGTTPVGIATAVGSADQQVVLTDLDHLLEQEVGMRSVVIIGNSTTCVMDGRMVTPRGYYEKKDREQE
- the cobK gene encoding precorrin-6A reductase, with the translated sequence MNDAPHILLLGGTSETAPLAVKLATAGYQVLVSTATDAALAVGDHPAIHRRCGRLDRDQLAALIDQERMMAVIDATHPYARDVHQAARDAATHSQRPYLRYQRQALVEASGDVVTALDHDEAAQLACADGRPVLLTTGSRHLGPYVAAAQHNGIALYARMLNHPEAVAACEQAGLADNGRIFGRGPFSLEQNRALIRQYHIGVLVTKDSGRAGGVAEKLAAARLEQCRVIVVQRPDETTENTFDDMDRLVAALQQCCPVSTVSKIGEMK
- the cobA gene encoding uroporphyrinogen-III C-methyltransferase, whose amino-acid sequence is MNKTTRVYLVGAGPGDSGLITVKGKRCLQRADVVLYDRLCNPALLGDVSPAAEQIYVGKNMGHHALPQEQINALLVEKAGEGKVVVRLKGGDPFVFGRGGEEIDTLAEAGIPFEVVPGVTAGFAAGAYAGIPLTHRDFTTSVTLVTGHVNTRKNAQRDIDWPALGRGHGTLVFYMGLTNIATICDELIRHGRAADTPMAVVSHASTPQQRTLIATLADAPQQVAQQGVTSPAVILVGDVVTLHERLDWFQRRLTPEATSAQPQPKASATTPQDDSARTNILIFTGNGKGKSTAAFGMALRAVGHGQRVRILQFMKNDPDVGELAALERLGVPLEQCGLGFVPKPEHPLYAAHRDAAEHGLARAEAAIFSGNHDLIILDEVCGSVARGLLDEHKVVDVLRRAPAPLTLVLTGRHAGPALIDLADTVSEIQPVKHAFEQGIPARKGVEF
- a CDS encoding cobyrinate a,c-diamide synthase, yielding MSGCPRLVIAGSHSGVGKSSLTLALVAALRQRGLTVQTFKVGPDYLDPGHLSRVSGRPCYNLDGWMCGRDYVSRLFAERSAAADIAIIEGVMGLYDGSSPTSLDGSTAQIADWLQAPVALVVNSHGMARSLAALVHGYVSFEPTITLAGVIANFCGSDSHATLLTQALQAASLPPLLGAVPRNALPALPSRHLGLVSATETPWNAALIQQLAAAAEQHLNLDQLLQQAHNAPSLPPLPPAPPVKVVANGTVRLAIARDAAFQFYYQDLFDALEQRGVQLVFFSPLVDAKLPADCNGLYLGGGYPEEHAEQLSCNHTMLTSIRDFCNSGRPVYAECGGLMYLSQGLQEEEKNWPFVGILPSWTRMRSRRQRLGYMEVTLQRSTLFGAAGTRLRGHEFHYSELCDDPLVNLDWEAVYQARTNRDGSLRVEGYSRGQVLVSYVHLHLASSTKALDNLVSML